From the genome of Bordetella sp. H567, one region includes:
- a CDS encoding CinA family protein: MTTFDSHIISLASALGKELQRRNWMMGTAESCTGGLVAGAVTAVAGSSAWFDRGFVTYSNEAKVVDLQVSPDTLNLYGAVSEPVAQEMANGVLLESRVSHVAVSTTGIAGPDGGTPGKPVGMVCFGFAVRAGQGITTRAATHVFTGDRAQVRQQAVAFALLHLLETIGAKVEQSDPTMV, encoded by the coding sequence ATGACGACGTTTGACAGCCACATAATCAGCCTGGCGTCCGCGCTGGGCAAGGAATTGCAGCGCCGCAACTGGATGATGGGCACCGCCGAATCCTGCACCGGCGGGCTGGTAGCCGGCGCCGTCACGGCCGTCGCCGGTTCCAGCGCATGGTTCGATCGCGGTTTCGTGACCTACAGCAACGAAGCCAAGGTGGTGGACCTGCAGGTCTCGCCCGATACCTTGAACCTCTACGGCGCCGTCAGCGAACCGGTCGCCCAGGAAATGGCCAACGGGGTATTGCTGGAATCGCGCGTGTCGCACGTGGCCGTGTCCACCACGGGCATCGCCGGGCCGGACGGCGGCACCCCCGGCAAGCCCGTCGGCATGGTGTGCTTCGGTTTCGCCGTGCGCGCAGGCCAGGGCATCACCACCCGCGCCGCCACCCACGTGTTCACCGGCGACCGCGCCCAGGTACGCCAACAGGCGGTGGCGTTCGCCTTGCTGCACTTGCTGGAAACGATAGGCGCCAAGGTCGAGCAATCCGACCCGACGATGGTGTGA
- the pyrF gene encoding orotidine-5'-phosphate decarboxylase: MNFKEKLDAAWDVSGSLLTVGLDPDVKRLPHELDGQPDAIFRFCRDIVDATAPYACSFKPQIAYFAAARAEDQLEALCEHIRTRHPNRTIILDAKRGDIGSTAEQYAREAFERYQADCVTVSPYMGLDSIEPYLRWTDRGVFILCRTSNPGGSDLQFVRTEGGEPLYLHVAGLVADNWNSHGQCGLVVGATYPAELAAVRKRVGDSVPLLIPGIGAQGGDVTATVTNARNAGGTGMLISSSRAILYASSGKEWRDAAGAAAKDLRDAINAVR; this comes from the coding sequence ATGAATTTCAAAGAAAAACTCGACGCGGCCTGGGACGTCTCAGGCTCGCTGCTGACCGTGGGCCTGGATCCGGATGTAAAGCGGCTACCCCACGAACTGGACGGCCAGCCGGACGCGATCTTCCGTTTCTGCCGCGACATCGTCGATGCCACGGCGCCCTACGCATGCAGCTTCAAGCCGCAGATCGCCTATTTCGCCGCCGCCCGCGCCGAAGACCAGCTGGAAGCCCTGTGCGAGCACATCCGTACGCGGCATCCGAACCGTACGATCATCCTGGACGCCAAGCGCGGCGACATCGGCTCGACCGCCGAGCAATACGCGCGCGAAGCCTTCGAACGCTACCAGGCGGATTGCGTGACGGTCAGCCCCTATATGGGACTGGATTCGATCGAACCCTACCTGCGCTGGACCGACCGCGGCGTGTTCATCCTGTGCCGCACTTCCAACCCCGGCGGATCGGATCTGCAGTTCGTGCGGACAGAAGGCGGTGAGCCCCTTTATCTGCACGTCGCGGGACTGGTGGCGGACAACTGGAACAGCCACGGCCAATGCGGCCTGGTGGTGGGCGCCACCTATCCGGCCGAACTGGCGGCCGTGCGCAAGCGCGTAGGCGACAGCGTACCGCTGCTGATTCCGGGCATCGGCGCACAGGGCGGCGACGTGACGGCCACGGTGACCAACGCCCGCAATGCGGGCGGCACGGGCATGCTGATCAGTTCTTCGCGCGCCATCCTGTACGCATCGAGCGGCAAGGAATGGCGCGATGCCGCGGGCGCGGCGGCGAAGGACCTGCGCGACGCGATCAACGCGGTGCGTTAG